The Plantactinospora sp. KBS50 sequence TCTCCACCGATCCGGTCGAGCTGGCTGACGTACGTCCGACGAGGACGGCGACGCGGCGTCGCGGGTGGAACGCGTCACGGGTGGTCTCTACACTGGACGCCCCGGCTGCCCCTCGGAGCGGCTCCGCACCGAGGAGAGGCGACCGGCATGCGCGAACAGTCCGACCCGGGGCAGGTGCAGCACGCCATCGACACCTCGGTGCCGCACCCGGCGCGGCGGTACAACTACTGGCTCGGCGGCAAGGACAACTTCGCCGCCGACCGCGCCTCCGGGGACCAGATCGCGGCCGCGTGGCCCAGCATCCGTACGGCGGCGATCGAGAACCGCGGGTTCCTCAAGCGCGTCACGACCTTCCTCACCGCCGAGGTCGGCATCCGGCAGTTCCTCGACATCGGAACCGGTCTGCCGACGGCGGACAACACCCACGAGGTCGCCCAGGCCGTCGCGCCGGACACCCGGGTGGTGTACGTGGACAACGATCCGATGGTGGGCGTGCACGCCCGGGCGTTGATGACCAGTACGCCGCAGGGCGCCACCGCGTACCTGGAGGCGGACCTGCGCGAGCCCGAGGCGATACTCCGGCATCCGGACCTGGCCCGCACGCTCGACCTCGGCCGGCCGGTCGCGTTGATGCTGATCGCGGTGCTGCACTTCGTCCGGGACCTGGACGAGGTCACCCGGATCGTCCGGCGCCTCGTGTCGGCGCTGCCCTCGGGCAGCCACGTGGCCACCACCAACGCCACCAAGGACTTCCTGAGCCCGGAGGGCGCCGCCGCGTACGACGCGTTGCTGGCCGCCGGCCGGCTGGACGTCTTCCCGCGCAGCAGGCAGGAGATCGCGGAGATCTTCGCCGGCCTCGAAGCGGTCGAGCCGGGGATCGTGCCGGTGAGCGAGTGGCGTGCCGGCGGCGGGGACCATCCCGACCCGGCGGACGTCTCGGTGCTCGCGGCGGTGTACCGGGTGCCCTGACCGCCCTGTCCTGAACCACCCTGTCCTGACCCGCCCTGGCGCCGGTGCGGGGATCCTCGGCCGACCGAGGACCTCGACCGGACGCTAGCCGCGCAGTCGCAGGCCGCGCGGGGTGGCCCGGAAACCGGCGGCGGTGAGTGCGTCGGCCAGCGGCGTCGACCGGACCGCGCCGCCGTCGGCGCGTTCCACCGAGATCGCGCCCAGCGCGCCGGAGTGGACGGCGTCGGCCAGCGCCTTGGCGGCGACCGCCAGGGCGTCGGGATCGTCGGTGAAGGAGAGCACCGTCCGACCGCCCCGTTCCACGTACAGGGTGAGAACGCCGCCGGTCAGCACGACCAGCGCGCCGGCCTTCCGCCCGGCCCGGTGTCCGCCCGCCGGCCCGGTGCCGCCGTCGCCGGACTCGACGACACGCTCCGGCCAGGGCAGCGCCGCACCGTACGGGTTGGCCGGGTCGGTCGCGGCCAGCACCAGCGCCGGTCCCGAGCGGTCCGGGGCGGACGGCTCGGCGAGGGCGCGGATCCGGTCGACCGCTCCCGGCACGGCGAACTGGGCGGCGCCCAGCCCGTCCACGAAGTAGCCGCGGCGGGCGGCGCCGCGTTCCTCCAGGGCCGCGAGCACCGGGTAGACGGCCGCGAAGCCGCCGGGCACCGCCTCCGCGACCACCGCGCCCCGGGTCAGCACGCCGTGCCGTTCGAGCAGCGTGTCGGCCAGCGCTGCGGCCCGGCGGGTCGGGTCGGAATCCCGCTCCGGCAGCAGCGACCATCGGCCGGCGGCGGTGGGCGGACCAACCCGGCTGGGCAGGCCGGCCCGGCCGGGCCGGCGGTACCGGGCGCGCGGACCGGTGGGTCGGGCCCGATGCGCACCGCCGCCGCTGAGCGCGGTCCGCAGCGGTGCCAGCGTGTCGTTGGTCAGCCGGCCGGCCCAGACCAGGTCCCACAGCGTGGCCACCAGCGTGGAGTCGTCGTCCGATCCGCACCGCTCGGCGAGGGGCCGGAAGAACAACGCCTGCCCGTCGGCCAGGGCCGCCAGCACCGCCTCGTGCAGCGGGGTCATCGTGAGCGCCTCGTCCGGCACGGGCAGCAGCAGCGGCGCCGCGTCGGCGTAGGCGAGGGTCACCCAGCCGTCCCCACCGGCGATCGCGCCGGCCCCGGCCCAGCGCACCTCGCCGCTGGCGCACAGCTCGTCCAGGTACGCCGGGGAGTAGTCCGCCACCCGGGCCGGCAGCACCAGGCGTTCCAGCGCCGACGCCGGCACCGCCACCCCCTGAAGCTGCTCGACGACCGCGGCCACGGCGTCCACGCCCCGGGCCGACGAGCCGATCTGCTGCCAGCGGGGCAGGAAGGTGGCCAGCGCCCGCGGCGGCACCGGCTCGATCTCCCGACGCAGCGCCGCCAGGGACCGGCGGCGCAGCAGCCGCAGCACCTCCGCGTCGCACCACTCGGTGCCCACGCCGTCCGGCCGGAACTCGCCGGAGACCACCCGCCCGCCGGCGGCGAGCAGCCGCAGCGTCTGCTCGACCACGAACACGCCGAGCCCGAACCGGGCCGCGCAGGTCGCGGCGGCGAACGGCCCGTGCCCGCGGGCGTACCGGGCGACCAGGTCACCGAGGGGATCGGCGACCGGCGCGAGGTATGCCTCGGCGACGCCGACCGGCAGGGCCACGCCGAGCGCGTCCCGGACCCGTCCGGCGTCCTCGATGCCGATCCACCGGTCCTGACCGGCGATCCGCACGCGCAGTACCCGTCGGTCGGCGGCCAGCCCGGTCAACCACTCGGGCCGGGCGCCGCGCTCGGCCAACTCGTCGTCGCTGAGGTCGCCGAGCAGCCGCAGCAACTCCACCACGTCCTCGGCGTCCCGC is a genomic window containing:
- a CDS encoding SAM-dependent methyltransferase, translating into MREQSDPGQVQHAIDTSVPHPARRYNYWLGGKDNFAADRASGDQIAAAWPSIRTAAIENRGFLKRVTTFLTAEVGIRQFLDIGTGLPTADNTHEVAQAVAPDTRVVYVDNDPMVGVHARALMTSTPQGATAYLEADLREPEAILRHPDLARTLDLGRPVALMLIAVLHFVRDLDEVTRIVRRLVSALPSGSHVATTNATKDFLSPEGAAAYDALLAAGRLDVFPRSRQEIAEIFAGLEAVEPGIVPVSEWRAGGGDHPDPADVSVLAAVYRVP